Proteins found in one Choloepus didactylus isolate mChoDid1 chromosome 3, mChoDid1.pri, whole genome shotgun sequence genomic segment:
- the ADRA2C gene encoding alpha-2C adrenergic receptor — protein sequence MGGAAPGPPPPPVAGAPAGPRGLRGRSGARAPHRRWAHGPGAPREPARAGRREDPGAARHPPAPRRLSLRAPPVRHFGAAAAAGARQPRSTPRRPPAAPPRPGAGCGSPRSPAGDAGAEPGCGTRELRAAALRLRAGPRSSREDHGVPALAAALAAAAAAAGPNASGAGEGASGGGANASGAAWGPPPGQYSAGAVAGLAAVVGFLIAFTVVGNVLVVIAVLTSRALRAPQNLFLVSLASADILVATLVMPFSLANELMAYWYFGQVWCGVYLALDVLFCTSSIVHLCAISLDRYWSVTQAVEYNLKRTPRRVKATIVAVWLISAVISFPPLVSLYRQPDGAAYPQCGLNDETWYILSSCIGSFFAPCLIMGLVYARIYRVAKMRTRTLSEKRAPAGPDGASPTTQNGVGAAAGGGENGHCASPPHHTDVEPDESSVAAERRLRRCALRRGGRRRGAEGGVDGGPGTAAAAADPGTLVAARSPGPGGRLSRASSRSVEFFLSRRRRARSSVCRRKVAQAREKRFTFVLAVVMGVFVVCWFPFFFSYSLYGICREACQVPGPLFKFFFWIGYCNSSLNPVIYTVFNQDFRRSFKHILFRRRRRGFRQ from the coding sequence ATGGGAGGCGCAGCGcccgggccgccgccgccgcctgtAGCCGGCGCCCCGGCTGGGCCCCGGGGCTTGCGGGGCCGCTCGGGCGCTCGGGCGCCGCACCGCCGTTGGGCTCACGGCCCAGGAGCTCCCCGTGAGCCTGCGAGGGCGGGGCGCCGCGAGGACCCGGGAGCCGCCCGCCACCCCCCCGCGCCGCGTCGCCTCTCGCTCCGGGCACCTCCTGTTCGGCACTTCGGCGCCGCGGCAGCTGCGGGAGCCCGGCAGCCACGCTCCACGCCGCGCCGCCCGCCCGCCGCGCCACCACGGCCGGGCGCCGGCTGCGGGTCGCCGCGGTCCCCGGCGGGCGATGCGGGCGCCGAGCCGGGCTGCGGGACGCGAGAGCTGCGGGCAGCTGCTCTCCGGCTCCGGGCGGGACCGCGTAGCTCGCGGGAGGACCATGGCGTCCCGGCGCTGGCGGCGGcgctggcggcggcggcggcggcggcgggcccCAACGCGAGCGGCGCCGGCGAGGGGGCCAGCGGCGGGGGCGCCAACGCCTCGGGGGCTGCGTGGGGGCCGCCCCCCGGCCAATACTCTGCAGGCGCCGTGGCGGGGCTGGCCGCCGTGGTGGGGTTCCTCATCGCCTTCACTGTGGTGGGCAACGTGCTAGTGGTGATCGCAGTGCTGACCAGCCGGGCGCTGCGCGCCCCGCAAAACCTCTTCCTCGTGTCGCTGGCCTCGGCCGACATCCTGGTGGCCACCCTGGTCATGCCCTTTTCGCTGGCCAACGAGCTCATGGCCTACTGGTACTTCGGGCAGGTGTGGTGCGGCGTCTACCTGGCGCTGGATGTGCTCTTCTGCACCTCCTCCATCGTGCACCTGTGCGCCATCAGTCTGGACCGCTACTGGTCCGTCACGCAGGCCGTCGAGTACAACCTGAAGCGCACGCCGCGCCGCGTCAAGGCCACCATCGTGGCCGTGTGGCTCATCTCGGCCGTCATCTCCTTCCCGCCGCTCGTGTCGCTCTACCGGCAACCCGACGGCGCCGCCTACCCGCAGTGCGGCCTCAACGACGAGACCTGGTACATCCTCTCCTCCTGCATCGGCTCCTTCTTCGCGCCCTGCCTCATCATGGGCCTGGTCTACGCGCGCATCTACCGGGTGGCCAAGATGCGCACGCGCACGCTCAGCGAGAAGCGCGCGCCCGCGGGCCCCGACGGCGCGTCCCCGACCACGCAGAACGGGGTGGGCGCGGCGGCGGGCGGGGGCGAGAACGGGCACTGCGCGTCCCCGCCGCACCACACCGATGTGGAGCCGGACGAGAGCAGCGTGGCGGCGGAGCGGCGGTTGCGACGGTGCGCGCTGAGGcggggcgggcggcggcggggCGCCGAGGGTGGCGTGGACGGGGGGCCCgggacggcggcggcggcggctgacCCCGGCACGCTGGTGGCCGCGCGCTCCCCGGGCCCCGGTGGGCGCCTCTCGCGCGCTAGCTCGCGCTCCGTCGAGTTCTTCCTGTCGCGGCGGCGCCGGGCGCGCAGCAGCGTGTGCCGCCGCAAGGTGGCCCAGGCGCGCGAGAAGCGCTTCACCTTCGTGCTGGCCGTGGTCATGGGCGTCTTCGTCGTCTGCTGGTTCCCCTTCTTCTTCAGCTACAGCCTGTACGGCATCTGCCGCGAGGCCTGCCAGGTGCCCGGCCCactcttcaaattcttcttctgGATCGGCTACTGCAACAGCTCGCTCAACCCGGTCATCTACACCGTGTTCAACCAGGACTTCCGGCGCTCCTTCAAGCACATCCTCTTCCGACGGCGGAGAAGGGGCTTCAGGCAGTGA